Proteins from a single region of Equus asinus isolate D_3611 breed Donkey chromosome 17, EquAss-T2T_v2, whole genome shotgun sequence:
- the BRSK2 gene encoding serine/threonine-protein kinase BRSK2 isoform X11: protein MTSTGKDGGAQHAQYVGPYRLEKTLGKGQTGLVKLGVHCVTCQKVAIKIVNREKLSESVLMKVEREIAILKLIEHPHVLKLHDVYENKKYLYLVLEHVSGGELFDYLVKKGRLTPKEARKFFRQIISALDFCHSHSICHRDLKPENLLLDEKNNIRIADFGMASLQVGDSLLETSCGSPHYACPEVIRGEKYDGRKADVWSCGVILFALLVGALPFDDDNLRQLLEKVKRGVFHMPHFIPPDCQSLLRGMIEVDAARRLTLEHIQKHTWYIGGKNEPEPEQPIPRKVQIRSLPSLEDIDPDVLDSMHSLGCFRDRNKLLQDLLSEEENQEKMIYFLLLDRKERYPSHEDEDLPPRNEIDPPRKRVDSPMLNRHGKRRPERKSMEVLSVTDGGSPVPARRAIEMAQHGQRSRSISGASSGLSTSPLSSPRVTPHPSPRGSPLPTPKGTPVHTPKESPAGTPNPTPPSSPSVGGVPWRTRLNSIKNSFLGSPRFHRRKLQVPTPEEMSNLTPESSPELAKKSWFGNFINLEKEEQIFVVIKDKPLSSIKADIVHAFLSIPSLSHSVISQTSFRAEYKATGGPAVFQKPVKFQVDITYTEGGAAQKENGIYSVTFTLLSGPSRRFKRVVETIQTQLLSTHDQPSTQHLSDTTNCMEMMTGRLSKCGIIPKS, encoded by the exons GCCTCGTGAAGCTGGGGGTTCACTGTGTCACGTGCCAGAAGGTGGCCATCAAAATCGTCAACCGGGAGAAGCTCAGCGAGTCTGTGCTGATGAAG GTAGAGCGGGAGATTGCCATCCTGAAGCTCATCGAGCACCCTCACGTCCTAAAGCTGCACGAcgtttatgaaaacaaaaaatattt ATACCTGGTGCTAGAACACGTGTCTGGAGGTGAGCTCTTCGACTACCTGGTCAAAAAGGGGAGGCTGACCCCCAAAGAGGCGCGCAAGTTCTTCCGGCAGATCATCTCGGCGCTAGACTTCTGCCACAGCCACTCCATATG CCACAGGGACCTGAAACCAGAGAACTTGCTGCTGGATGAGAAGAACAACATCCGCATCGCGGACTTCGGGATGGCCTCCCTGCAGGTGGGCGACAGCCTGCTGGAGACCAGCTGTGG GTCGCCCCACTATGCCTGCCCCGAGGTGATCCGG GGGGAGAAGTATGACGGCCGCAAGGCGGACGTGTGGAGCTGCGGGGTGATCCTGTTCGCCTTGCTGGTG GGGGCGCTGCCCTTCGACGACGACAACCTGCGGCAGCTGCTGGAGAAGGTGAAGCGGGGCGTGTTCCACATGCCGCACTTCATCCCGCCCGACTGCCAGAGCCTGCTGCGCGGCATGATCGAGGTGGACGCCGCGCGGCGCCTCACG CTAGAGCACATTCAGAAACACACATGGTATAT AGGGGGCAAGAACGAGCCGGAGCCTGAGCAGCCCATTCCCCGCAAGGTGCAGATCCGCTCACTGCCCAGCCTGGAGGACATTGACCCTGATGTGCTGGATAGCATGCACTCGCTGGGCTGCTTCCGCGACCGCAACAAGCTGCTGCAGGACCTGCTGTCCGAGGA GGAGAACCAGGAGAAGATGATCTACTTCCTCCTCCTGGACCGGAAGGAGAGGTACCCAAGCCACGAGGACGAGGACCTGCCCCCAAGGAATGAAATAG ACCCTCCCCGGAAGCGTGTGGACTCCCCGATGCTGAACCGGCACGGCAAGCGACGGCCAGAGCGCAAGTCCATGGAGGTGCTCAGCGTGACGGACGGTGGCTCCCCGGTGCCCGCACGGAGGGCCATCGAGATGGCTCAGCACGGCCAGAG GTCTAGGTCCATCAGCGGCGCCTCCTCAGGCCTCTCCACCAGCCCTCTCAGCAGCCCCCGG GTGACCCCTCACCCCTCTCCAAGGGGCAGTCCCCTCCCTACCCCCAAGGGGACGCCCGTGCACACGCCCAAGGAGAGCCCAGCCGGCACGCCCAACCCCACGCCGCCGTCCAGTCCCAGCGTTGGAGGGGTGCCCTGGAGGACACGGCTCAACTCCATCAAGAACAGCTTCCTGGGGTCGCCCCGCTTCCACCGCCGGAAACTGCAAG TTCCAACGCCAGAGGAGATGTCCAACCTAACCCCGGAGTCGTCCCCAGA GCTCGCCAAGAAGTCCTGGTTTGGGAACTTCATCAACctggagaaggaggagcagaTCTTCGTGGTCATCAAGGACAAGCCGCTGAGCTCCATCAAAGCAGACATCGTCCACGCCTTCCTGTCG ATCCCCAGCCTCAGCCACAGCGTCATCTCCCAAACCAGCTTCCGGGCTGAGTACAAGGCAACGGGGGGCCCAGCGGTGTTCCAGAAGCCAGTCAAGTTCCAGGTGGACATCACCTACACTGAGGGGGGTGCAGCACAGAAGGAGAATGGCATCTACTCTGTCACGTTCACGCTTCTGTCAG GCCCTAGCCGCCGCTTCAAGAGGGTCGTGGAGACTATTCAGACCCAGCTGCTGAGCACACACGACCAGCCCTCCACCCAGCATTTGTCAG
- the BRSK2 gene encoding serine/threonine-protein kinase BRSK2 isoform X4, whose product MTSTGKDGGAQHAQYVGPYRLEKTLGKGQTGLVKLGVHCVTCQKVAIKIVNREKLSESVLMKVEREIAILKLIEHPHVLKLHDVYENKKYLYLVLEHVSGGELFDYLVKKGRLTPKEARKFFRQIISALDFCHSHSICHRDLKPENLLLDEKNNIRIADFGMASLQVGDSLLETSCGSPHYACPEVIRGEKYDGRKADVWSCGVILFALLVGALPFDDDNLRQLLEKVKRGVFHMPHFIPPDCQSLLRGMIEVDAARRLTLEHIQKHTWYIGGKNEPEPEQPIPRKVQIRSLPSLEDIDPDVLDSMHSLGCFRDRNKLLQDLLSEEENQEKMIYFLLLDRKERYPSHEDEDLPPRNEIDPPRKRVDSPMLNRHGKRRPERKSMEVLSVTDGGSPVPARRAIEMAQHGQSKAMFSKSLDIAEAHPQFSKEDRSRSISGASSGLSTSPLSSPRVTPHPSPRGSPLPTPKGTPVHTPKESPAGTPNPTPPSSPSVGGVPWRTRLNSIKNSFLGSPRFHRRKLQVPTPEEMSNLTPESSPELAKKSWFGNFINLEKEEQIFVVIKDKPLSSIKADIVHAFLSIPSLSHSVISQTSFRAEYKATGGPAVFQKPVKFQVDITYTEGGAAQKENGIYSVTFTLLSGPSRRFKRVVETIQTQLLSTHDQPSTQHLSGEAGAQCGPPGGLASGAWPLRCAPLPPQAVLRPQGAGPSQRSGPAASAHPGR is encoded by the exons GCCTCGTGAAGCTGGGGGTTCACTGTGTCACGTGCCAGAAGGTGGCCATCAAAATCGTCAACCGGGAGAAGCTCAGCGAGTCTGTGCTGATGAAG GTAGAGCGGGAGATTGCCATCCTGAAGCTCATCGAGCACCCTCACGTCCTAAAGCTGCACGAcgtttatgaaaacaaaaaatattt ATACCTGGTGCTAGAACACGTGTCTGGAGGTGAGCTCTTCGACTACCTGGTCAAAAAGGGGAGGCTGACCCCCAAAGAGGCGCGCAAGTTCTTCCGGCAGATCATCTCGGCGCTAGACTTCTGCCACAGCCACTCCATATG CCACAGGGACCTGAAACCAGAGAACTTGCTGCTGGATGAGAAGAACAACATCCGCATCGCGGACTTCGGGATGGCCTCCCTGCAGGTGGGCGACAGCCTGCTGGAGACCAGCTGTGG GTCGCCCCACTATGCCTGCCCCGAGGTGATCCGG GGGGAGAAGTATGACGGCCGCAAGGCGGACGTGTGGAGCTGCGGGGTGATCCTGTTCGCCTTGCTGGTG GGGGCGCTGCCCTTCGACGACGACAACCTGCGGCAGCTGCTGGAGAAGGTGAAGCGGGGCGTGTTCCACATGCCGCACTTCATCCCGCCCGACTGCCAGAGCCTGCTGCGCGGCATGATCGAGGTGGACGCCGCGCGGCGCCTCACG CTAGAGCACATTCAGAAACACACATGGTATAT AGGGGGCAAGAACGAGCCGGAGCCTGAGCAGCCCATTCCCCGCAAGGTGCAGATCCGCTCACTGCCCAGCCTGGAGGACATTGACCCTGATGTGCTGGATAGCATGCACTCGCTGGGCTGCTTCCGCGACCGCAACAAGCTGCTGCAGGACCTGCTGTCCGAGGA GGAGAACCAGGAGAAGATGATCTACTTCCTCCTCCTGGACCGGAAGGAGAGGTACCCAAGCCACGAGGACGAGGACCTGCCCCCAAGGAATGAAATAG ACCCTCCCCGGAAGCGTGTGGACTCCCCGATGCTGAACCGGCACGGCAAGCGACGGCCAGAGCGCAAGTCCATGGAGGTGCTCAGCGTGACGGACGGTGGCTCCCCGGTGCCCGCACGGAGGGCCATCGAGATGGCTCAGCACGGCCAGAG TAAAGCAATGTTCAGTAAAAGCCTGGATATCGCTGAAGCCCACCCCCAATTCAGCAAAGAAGACAG GTCTAGGTCCATCAGCGGCGCCTCCTCAGGCCTCTCCACCAGCCCTCTCAGCAGCCCCCGG GTGACCCCTCACCCCTCTCCAAGGGGCAGTCCCCTCCCTACCCCCAAGGGGACGCCCGTGCACACGCCCAAGGAGAGCCCAGCCGGCACGCCCAACCCCACGCCGCCGTCCAGTCCCAGCGTTGGAGGGGTGCCCTGGAGGACACGGCTCAACTCCATCAAGAACAGCTTCCTGGGGTCGCCCCGCTTCCACCGCCGGAAACTGCAAG TTCCAACGCCAGAGGAGATGTCCAACCTAACCCCGGAGTCGTCCCCAGA GCTCGCCAAGAAGTCCTGGTTTGGGAACTTCATCAACctggagaaggaggagcagaTCTTCGTGGTCATCAAGGACAAGCCGCTGAGCTCCATCAAAGCAGACATCGTCCACGCCTTCCTGTCG ATCCCCAGCCTCAGCCACAGCGTCATCTCCCAAACCAGCTTCCGGGCTGAGTACAAGGCAACGGGGGGCCCAGCGGTGTTCCAGAAGCCAGTCAAGTTCCAGGTGGACATCACCTACACTGAGGGGGGTGCAGCACAGAAGGAGAATGGCATCTACTCTGTCACGTTCACGCTTCTGTCAG GCCCTAGCCGCCGCTTCAAGAGGGTCGTGGAGACTATTCAGACCCAGCTGCTGAGCACACACGACCAGCCCTCCACCCAGCATTTGTCAGGTGAGGCGGGGGCTCAGTGCGGGCCGCCCGGCGGGCTGGCAAGTGGGGCTTGGCCCCTCCGATgtgccccactcccaccccaagcTGTGCTGCGCCCTCAGGGAGCAGGGCCCTCCCAGCGCAGCGGGCCGGCTGCATCTGCACACCCAGGGAGGTAG